A window of the Lactuca sativa cultivar Salinas chromosome 5, Lsat_Salinas_v11, whole genome shotgun sequence genome harbors these coding sequences:
- the LOC111894979 gene encoding protein SEED AND ROOT HAIR PROTECTIVE PROTEIN: MDTFSNVVFLFCVVLSIVFASADAAYGVAKLPEIPHKMKQKEIPKPIAVQGLIYCKSGSKFIPLKGATARITCLARNQKGLESAPFSVSSCPADDKGYFLAKLSPPSTKFLKNAQWELKECKAFLESSPLKDCKVPLDINGGVKGAHIISSSSHRLLKNANLYSLKPFFYTSDKPNTVSDNKKY; this comes from the exons ATGGACACATTCTCCAACGTTGTCTTTCTATTCTGCGTGGTGTTATCAATCGTCTTCGCCTCTGCTGATGCTGCTTATGGAGTTGCTAAGCTGCCGGAGATTCCTCACAAGATGAAACAGAAGGAAATTCCAAAACCCATTGCAGTTCAAGGCCTTATATACTGTAAATCCGGCTCTAAATTCATTCCACTTAAAG GAGCCACGGCAAGAATAACTTGTTTGGCAAGAAACCAAAAGGGACTTGAATCAGCACCATTCTCCGTCTCAAGTTGCCCTGCTGATGATAAGGGCTACTTTTTAGCCAAACTGTCCCCTCCTTCAACCAAGTTCTTAAAGAATGCTCAGTGGGAGCTCAAAGAGTGCAAGGCCTTCCTGGAGAGCTCGCCATTGAAGGACTGCAAGGTTCCTTTGGATATTAATGGAGGGGTTAAGGGTGCTCATATTATTTCTTCTTCGTCTCATCGTCTTCTTAAAAATGCAAATCTCTATTCTCTCAAACCCTTTTTCTACACCAGTGATAAACCAAACACAGTCTCCGACAACAAGAAATATTAA